In Procambarus clarkii isolate CNS0578487 chromosome 82, FALCON_Pclarkii_2.0, whole genome shotgun sequence, one genomic interval encodes:
- the pins gene encoding G-protein-signaling modulator 2 isoform X12, translating to MDSSTCLELALEGERLCKAGDCRAGVAFFEAAIQTGTDDLRTLSAIYSQLGNAYFYLGEYDKAMEYHKLDLTVARTMGDRLGVAKASGNLGNTLKVMGKFKEAICCCERHLSISQELEDKVGEGRALYNLGNVYHAQGKHLGRIGPQEPGGFSDEVKHCLQKAVEYYAANLRLMEELNDRSAQGRACGNLGNTHYLLGNFTQAISYHNERLAIAKEFGDKAAERRAHSNLGNAHIFLGEFETAAEHYKKTLQLAQELGDRAVEAQACYSLGNTYTLLRDYPMAIHYHLRHLAIAEELTDKVGEGRACWSLGNAYSATNNNEKALHYATRHLEISKEFAINHRQIGDKTGQAAAQMNLTDIRKLLGLPPTPVDSELSESAEDVKSRTRRKSMENMDLLKMTPDAKGVLRKYQSEDAGIGSLSSDDSHPVNGPSFNTSSHADKNASVNEESSMDDDSFFELLSRFQSKRMDDQRCTLSIDSNKENQPEQPQQQVPTRREGGSLSSTGSTNGTTTPSDSGARTELPSRVPEIKNDNCGVLEELMESIAGMQSRRMDEQRASLPQLPGLNNQHAILQRLSVAASDSTPLPDDNFFDMLMRCQGSRIEDQRSSLPNDGSLPQSAPTVPDDDFFSLIMRFQSGRLEDQRSTMPLEASRNSTHPTTDEEEPPSSAQSAGTKDGLVSRLVKGRK from the exons ATGGACTCGAGTACGTGTCTGGAGCTGGCCCTGGAGGGTGAGCGGCTCTGCAAGGCTGGCGACTGCCGGGCCGGCGTGGCCTTCTTCGAGGCGGCCATACAGACAGGCACGGACGACCtgcgcaccctctcggccatctaCTCCCAGCTTGGCAACGCTTACTTCTACCTGGGGGAGTACGACAAGGCCATGGAGTACCACAAGCTGGACCTCACCGTCGCTAG GACGATGGGTGATCGCCTGGGTGTGGCCAAGGCATCTGGCAACCTTGGCAACACATTGAAAGTGATGGGCAAGTTCAAGGAGGCTATATGTTGCTGTGAGCGACACCTCTCCATCTCCCAGGAGCTCGAAGACAAG GTCGGTGAAGGTCGAGCTCTTTATAACTTGGGTAATGTCTACCATGCTCAAGGTAAACATCTTGGACGTATAGGACCTCAGGAACCTGGAGGATTCAGCGATGAAGTTAAACACTGTCTTCAGAAAGCCGTTGAGTATTATGC TGCTAACCTGCGTCTGATGGAGGAACTTAATGATCGGTCGGCTCAGGGACGGGCTTGTGGAAATCTTGGGAACACGCATTACCTTCTGGGAAACTTCACTCAAGCTATTAGCTACCACAATGAG agATTAGCTATTGCAAAGGAGTTTGGTGATAAGGCTGCAGAGAGAAGAGCACACAGTAACTTAGGAAATGCTCATATATTCCTTGGAGAATTTGAAACAGCAGCCGAGCATTATAA AAAAACCTTACAGTTAGCCCAAGAGCTGGGTGACCGTGCAGTGGAGGCCCAGGCATGTTACTCACTTGGCAACACTTATACACTTCTGCGGGACTATCCTATGGCCATCCACTATCATTTACGTCATTTAGCTATAGCAGAAGAATTGACCGATAAAGTTGGTGAAGGACGAGCTTGCTGGAGTTTGGGAAATGCTTACTCagccacaaataataatgagaagGCTCTTCATTATGCTACTAGACATTTAGAAATTTCTAAAGAG TTTGCCATAAACCACCGGCAGATTGGAGACAAGACTGGTCAGGCCGCAGCACAGATGAACCTAACTGATATCCGGAAACTTCTGGGTCTTCCTCCAACTCCAGTTGATTCAGAATTATCTGAATCTGCCGAAGATGTCAAGTCAAGAACTCGGAGGAAGTCCATGGAAAATATGGATCTTCTCAAG ATGACGCCCGATGCTAAAGGCGTACTTCGGAAATACCAGAGTGAAGACGCTGGTATTGGCTCACTGTCCTCTGATGACTCCCATCCCGTAAATGGCCCCTCCTTCAACACTAGTTCTCATGCTGATAAAAAT GCATCAGTTAATGAGGAATCTAGCATGGATGACGATAGTTTCTTTGAGCTTCTGTCCAGGTTCCAAAGCAAACGAATGGATGATCAGAGGTGTACACTCTCTATTGACAGTAACAAAGAAAATCAGCCAGAACAACCTCAGCAGCAGGTGCCAACTCGCAGGGAAGGGGGATCCCTCTCCTCCACTGGATCCACAAACGGTACAACGACACCGTCTGACAGTGGTGCAA GAACGGAACTTCCATCTCGGGTACCTGAAATAAAGAATG ATAATTGTGGAGTCTTAGAGGAGCTGATGGAGAGCATTGCGGGGATGCAGAGTCGAAGAATGGATGAACAGAGAGCATCTTTACCTCAGTTGCCAGGACTAAACAATCAGCATGCCATTCTTCAGCGATTGTCTGTTGCTGCCAGTGATTCAACACCTCTTCCAGATGACAATTTCTTTGACATGCTCATGAGATGTCAG GGTTCTCGAATTGAAGATCAACGCAGTTCTCTTCCAAATGATGGTTCCCTCCCTCAATCAGCTCCCACTGTGCCTGATGATGACTTCTTCTCCCTTATCATGCGATTCCAGTCGGGTCGTTTGGAGGATCAACGTTCCACTATGCCTTTAGAAGCTTCTCGAAATAGCACTCATCCAACTACTGATGAAGAGGAACC
- the pins gene encoding G-protein-signaling modulator 2 isoform X18 — MDSSTCLELALEGERLCKAGDCRAGVAFFEAAIQTGTDDLRTLSAIYSQLGNAYFYLGEYDKAMEYHKLDLTVARTMGDRLGVAKASGNLGNTLKVMGKFKEAICCCERHLSISQELEDKVGEGRALYNLGNVYHAQGKHLGRIGPQEPGGFSDEVKHCLQKAVEYYAANLRLMEELNDRSAQGRACGNLGNTHYLLGNFTQAISYHNERLAIAKEFGDKAAERRAHSNLGNAHIFLGEFETAAEHYKKTLQLAQELGDRAVEAQACYSLGNTYTLLRDYPMAIHYHLRHLAIAEELTDKVGEGRACWSLGNAYSATNNNEKALHYATRHLEISKEIGDKTGQAAAQMNLTDIRKLLGLPPTPVDSELSESAEDVKSRTRRKSMENMDLLKASVNEESSMDDDSFFELLSRFQSKRMDDQRCTLSIDSNKENQPEQPQQQVPTRREGGSLSSTGSTNGTTTPSDSGARTELPSRVPEIKNDNCGVLEELMESIAGMQSRRMDEQRASLPQLPGLNNQHAILQRLSVAASDSTPLPDDNFFDMLMRCQGSRIEDQRSSLPNDGSLPQSAPTVPDDDFFSLIMRFQSGRLEDQRSTMPLEASRNSTHPTTDEEEPPSSAQSAGTKDGLVSRLVKGRK; from the exons ATGGACTCGAGTACGTGTCTGGAGCTGGCCCTGGAGGGTGAGCGGCTCTGCAAGGCTGGCGACTGCCGGGCCGGCGTGGCCTTCTTCGAGGCGGCCATACAGACAGGCACGGACGACCtgcgcaccctctcggccatctaCTCCCAGCTTGGCAACGCTTACTTCTACCTGGGGGAGTACGACAAGGCCATGGAGTACCACAAGCTGGACCTCACCGTCGCTAG GACGATGGGTGATCGCCTGGGTGTGGCCAAGGCATCTGGCAACCTTGGCAACACATTGAAAGTGATGGGCAAGTTCAAGGAGGCTATATGTTGCTGTGAGCGACACCTCTCCATCTCCCAGGAGCTCGAAGACAAG GTCGGTGAAGGTCGAGCTCTTTATAACTTGGGTAATGTCTACCATGCTCAAGGTAAACATCTTGGACGTATAGGACCTCAGGAACCTGGAGGATTCAGCGATGAAGTTAAACACTGTCTTCAGAAAGCCGTTGAGTATTATGC TGCTAACCTGCGTCTGATGGAGGAACTTAATGATCGGTCGGCTCAGGGACGGGCTTGTGGAAATCTTGGGAACACGCATTACCTTCTGGGAAACTTCACTCAAGCTATTAGCTACCACAATGAG agATTAGCTATTGCAAAGGAGTTTGGTGATAAGGCTGCAGAGAGAAGAGCACACAGTAACTTAGGAAATGCTCATATATTCCTTGGAGAATTTGAAACAGCAGCCGAGCATTATAA AAAAACCTTACAGTTAGCCCAAGAGCTGGGTGACCGTGCAGTGGAGGCCCAGGCATGTTACTCACTTGGCAACACTTATACACTTCTGCGGGACTATCCTATGGCCATCCACTATCATTTACGTCATTTAGCTATAGCAGAAGAATTGACCGATAAAGTTGGTGAAGGACGAGCTTGCTGGAGTTTGGGAAATGCTTACTCagccacaaataataatgagaagGCTCTTCATTATGCTACTAGACATTTAGAAATTTCTAAAGAG ATTGGAGACAAGACTGGTCAGGCCGCAGCACAGATGAACCTAACTGATATCCGGAAACTTCTGGGTCTTCCTCCAACTCCAGTTGATTCAGAATTATCTGAATCTGCCGAAGATGTCAAGTCAAGAACTCGGAGGAAGTCCATGGAAAATATGGATCTTCTCAAG GCATCAGTTAATGAGGAATCTAGCATGGATGACGATAGTTTCTTTGAGCTTCTGTCCAGGTTCCAAAGCAAACGAATGGATGATCAGAGGTGTACACTCTCTATTGACAGTAACAAAGAAAATCAGCCAGAACAACCTCAGCAGCAGGTGCCAACTCGCAGGGAAGGGGGATCCCTCTCCTCCACTGGATCCACAAACGGTACAACGACACCGTCTGACAGTGGTGCAA GAACGGAACTTCCATCTCGGGTACCTGAAATAAAGAATG ATAATTGTGGAGTCTTAGAGGAGCTGATGGAGAGCATTGCGGGGATGCAGAGTCGAAGAATGGATGAACAGAGAGCATCTTTACCTCAGTTGCCAGGACTAAACAATCAGCATGCCATTCTTCAGCGATTGTCTGTTGCTGCCAGTGATTCAACACCTCTTCCAGATGACAATTTCTTTGACATGCTCATGAGATGTCAG GGTTCTCGAATTGAAGATCAACGCAGTTCTCTTCCAAATGATGGTTCCCTCCCTCAATCAGCTCCCACTGTGCCTGATGATGACTTCTTCTCCCTTATCATGCGATTCCAGTCGGGTCGTTTGGAGGATCAACGTTCCACTATGCCTTTAGAAGCTTCTCGAAATAGCACTCATCCAACTACTGATGAAGAGGAACC
- the pins gene encoding G-protein-signaling modulator 2 isoform X13, with protein MDSSTCLELALEGERLCKAGDCRAGVAFFEAAIQTGTDDLRTLSAIYSQLGNAYFYLGEYDKAMEYHKLDLTVARTMGDRLGVAKASGNLGNTLKVMGKFKEAICCCERHLSISQELEDKVGEGRALYNLGNVYHAQGKHLGRIGPQEPGGFSDEVKHCLQKAVEYYAANLRLMEELNDRSAQGRACGNLGNTHYLLGNFTQAISYHNERLAIAKEFGDKAAERRAHSNLGNAHIFLGEFETAAEHYKKTLQLAQELGDRAVEAQACYSLGNTYTLLRDYPMAIHYHLRHLAIAEELTDKVGEGRACWSLGNAYSATNNNEKALHYATRHLEISKEIGDKTGQAAAQMNLTDIRKLLGLPPTPVDSELSESAEDVKSRTRRKSMENMDLLKMTPDAKGVLRKYQSEDAGIGSLSSDDSHPVNGPSFNTSSHADKNASVNEESSMDDDSFFELLSRFQSKRMDDQRCTLSIDSNKENQPEQPQQQVPTRREGGSLSSTGSTNGTTTPSDSGARTELPSRVPEIKNDNCGVLEELMESIAGMQSRRMDEQRASLPQLPGLNNQHAILQRLSVAASDSTPLPDDNFFDMLMRCQGSRIEDQRSSLPNDGSLPQSAPTVPDDDFFSLIMRFQSGRLEDQRSTMPLEASRNSTHPTTDEEEPPSSAQSAGTKDGLVSRLVKGRK; from the exons ATGGACTCGAGTACGTGTCTGGAGCTGGCCCTGGAGGGTGAGCGGCTCTGCAAGGCTGGCGACTGCCGGGCCGGCGTGGCCTTCTTCGAGGCGGCCATACAGACAGGCACGGACGACCtgcgcaccctctcggccatctaCTCCCAGCTTGGCAACGCTTACTTCTACCTGGGGGAGTACGACAAGGCCATGGAGTACCACAAGCTGGACCTCACCGTCGCTAG GACGATGGGTGATCGCCTGGGTGTGGCCAAGGCATCTGGCAACCTTGGCAACACATTGAAAGTGATGGGCAAGTTCAAGGAGGCTATATGTTGCTGTGAGCGACACCTCTCCATCTCCCAGGAGCTCGAAGACAAG GTCGGTGAAGGTCGAGCTCTTTATAACTTGGGTAATGTCTACCATGCTCAAGGTAAACATCTTGGACGTATAGGACCTCAGGAACCTGGAGGATTCAGCGATGAAGTTAAACACTGTCTTCAGAAAGCCGTTGAGTATTATGC TGCTAACCTGCGTCTGATGGAGGAACTTAATGATCGGTCGGCTCAGGGACGGGCTTGTGGAAATCTTGGGAACACGCATTACCTTCTGGGAAACTTCACTCAAGCTATTAGCTACCACAATGAG agATTAGCTATTGCAAAGGAGTTTGGTGATAAGGCTGCAGAGAGAAGAGCACACAGTAACTTAGGAAATGCTCATATATTCCTTGGAGAATTTGAAACAGCAGCCGAGCATTATAA AAAAACCTTACAGTTAGCCCAAGAGCTGGGTGACCGTGCAGTGGAGGCCCAGGCATGTTACTCACTTGGCAACACTTATACACTTCTGCGGGACTATCCTATGGCCATCCACTATCATTTACGTCATTTAGCTATAGCAGAAGAATTGACCGATAAAGTTGGTGAAGGACGAGCTTGCTGGAGTTTGGGAAATGCTTACTCagccacaaataataatgagaagGCTCTTCATTATGCTACTAGACATTTAGAAATTTCTAAAGAG ATTGGAGACAAGACTGGTCAGGCCGCAGCACAGATGAACCTAACTGATATCCGGAAACTTCTGGGTCTTCCTCCAACTCCAGTTGATTCAGAATTATCTGAATCTGCCGAAGATGTCAAGTCAAGAACTCGGAGGAAGTCCATGGAAAATATGGATCTTCTCAAG ATGACGCCCGATGCTAAAGGCGTACTTCGGAAATACCAGAGTGAAGACGCTGGTATTGGCTCACTGTCCTCTGATGACTCCCATCCCGTAAATGGCCCCTCCTTCAACACTAGTTCTCATGCTGATAAAAAT GCATCAGTTAATGAGGAATCTAGCATGGATGACGATAGTTTCTTTGAGCTTCTGTCCAGGTTCCAAAGCAAACGAATGGATGATCAGAGGTGTACACTCTCTATTGACAGTAACAAAGAAAATCAGCCAGAACAACCTCAGCAGCAGGTGCCAACTCGCAGGGAAGGGGGATCCCTCTCCTCCACTGGATCCACAAACGGTACAACGACACCGTCTGACAGTGGTGCAA GAACGGAACTTCCATCTCGGGTACCTGAAATAAAGAATG ATAATTGTGGAGTCTTAGAGGAGCTGATGGAGAGCATTGCGGGGATGCAGAGTCGAAGAATGGATGAACAGAGAGCATCTTTACCTCAGTTGCCAGGACTAAACAATCAGCATGCCATTCTTCAGCGATTGTCTGTTGCTGCCAGTGATTCAACACCTCTTCCAGATGACAATTTCTTTGACATGCTCATGAGATGTCAG GGTTCTCGAATTGAAGATCAACGCAGTTCTCTTCCAAATGATGGTTCCCTCCCTCAATCAGCTCCCACTGTGCCTGATGATGACTTCTTCTCCCTTATCATGCGATTCCAGTCGGGTCGTTTGGAGGATCAACGTTCCACTATGCCTTTAGAAGCTTCTCGAAATAGCACTCATCCAACTACTGATGAAGAGGAACC
- the pins gene encoding G-protein-signaling modulator 2 isoform X20 has translation MDSSTCLELALEGERLCKAGDCRAGVAFFEAAIQTGTDDLRTLSAIYSQLGNAYFYLGEYDKAMEYHKLDLTVARTMGDRLGVAKASGNLGNTLKVMGKFKEAICCCERHLSISQELEDKVGEGRALYNLGNVYHAQGKHLGRIGPQEPGGFSDEVKHCLQKAVEYYAANLRLMEELNDRSAQGRACGNLGNTHYLLGNFTQAISYHNERLAIAKEFGDKAAERRAHSNLGNAHIFLGEFETAAEHYKKTLQLAQELGDRAVEAQACYSLGNTYTLLRDYPMAIHYHLRHLAIAEELTDKVGEGRACWSLGNAYSATNNNEKALHYATRHLEISKEIGDKTGQAAAQMNLTDIRKLLGLPPTPVDSELSESAEDVKSRTRRKSMENMDLLKASVNEESSMDDDSFFELLSRFQSKRMDDQRCTLSIDSNKENQPEQPQQQVPTRREGGSLSSTGSTNGTTTPSDSGANNCGVLEELMESIAGMQSRRMDEQRASLPQLPGLNNQHAILQRLSVAASDSTPLPDDNFFDMLMRCQGSRIEDQRSSLPNDGSLPQSAPTVPDDDFFSLIMRFQSGRLEDQRSTMPLEASRNSTHPTTDEEEPPSSAQSAGTKDGLVSRLVKGRK, from the exons ATGGACTCGAGTACGTGTCTGGAGCTGGCCCTGGAGGGTGAGCGGCTCTGCAAGGCTGGCGACTGCCGGGCCGGCGTGGCCTTCTTCGAGGCGGCCATACAGACAGGCACGGACGACCtgcgcaccctctcggccatctaCTCCCAGCTTGGCAACGCTTACTTCTACCTGGGGGAGTACGACAAGGCCATGGAGTACCACAAGCTGGACCTCACCGTCGCTAG GACGATGGGTGATCGCCTGGGTGTGGCCAAGGCATCTGGCAACCTTGGCAACACATTGAAAGTGATGGGCAAGTTCAAGGAGGCTATATGTTGCTGTGAGCGACACCTCTCCATCTCCCAGGAGCTCGAAGACAAG GTCGGTGAAGGTCGAGCTCTTTATAACTTGGGTAATGTCTACCATGCTCAAGGTAAACATCTTGGACGTATAGGACCTCAGGAACCTGGAGGATTCAGCGATGAAGTTAAACACTGTCTTCAGAAAGCCGTTGAGTATTATGC TGCTAACCTGCGTCTGATGGAGGAACTTAATGATCGGTCGGCTCAGGGACGGGCTTGTGGAAATCTTGGGAACACGCATTACCTTCTGGGAAACTTCACTCAAGCTATTAGCTACCACAATGAG agATTAGCTATTGCAAAGGAGTTTGGTGATAAGGCTGCAGAGAGAAGAGCACACAGTAACTTAGGAAATGCTCATATATTCCTTGGAGAATTTGAAACAGCAGCCGAGCATTATAA AAAAACCTTACAGTTAGCCCAAGAGCTGGGTGACCGTGCAGTGGAGGCCCAGGCATGTTACTCACTTGGCAACACTTATACACTTCTGCGGGACTATCCTATGGCCATCCACTATCATTTACGTCATTTAGCTATAGCAGAAGAATTGACCGATAAAGTTGGTGAAGGACGAGCTTGCTGGAGTTTGGGAAATGCTTACTCagccacaaataataatgagaagGCTCTTCATTATGCTACTAGACATTTAGAAATTTCTAAAGAG ATTGGAGACAAGACTGGTCAGGCCGCAGCACAGATGAACCTAACTGATATCCGGAAACTTCTGGGTCTTCCTCCAACTCCAGTTGATTCAGAATTATCTGAATCTGCCGAAGATGTCAAGTCAAGAACTCGGAGGAAGTCCATGGAAAATATGGATCTTCTCAAG GCATCAGTTAATGAGGAATCTAGCATGGATGACGATAGTTTCTTTGAGCTTCTGTCCAGGTTCCAAAGCAAACGAATGGATGATCAGAGGTGTACACTCTCTATTGACAGTAACAAAGAAAATCAGCCAGAACAACCTCAGCAGCAGGTGCCAACTCGCAGGGAAGGGGGATCCCTCTCCTCCACTGGATCCACAAACGGTACAACGACACCGTCTGACAGTGGTGCAA ATAATTGTGGAGTCTTAGAGGAGCTGATGGAGAGCATTGCGGGGATGCAGAGTCGAAGAATGGATGAACAGAGAGCATCTTTACCTCAGTTGCCAGGACTAAACAATCAGCATGCCATTCTTCAGCGATTGTCTGTTGCTGCCAGTGATTCAACACCTCTTCCAGATGACAATTTCTTTGACATGCTCATGAGATGTCAG GGTTCTCGAATTGAAGATCAACGCAGTTCTCTTCCAAATGATGGTTCCCTCCCTCAATCAGCTCCCACTGTGCCTGATGATGACTTCTTCTCCCTTATCATGCGATTCCAGTCGGGTCGTTTGGAGGATCAACGTTCCACTATGCCTTTAGAAGCTTCTCGAAATAGCACTCATCCAACTACTGATGAAGAGGAACC
- the pins gene encoding G-protein-signaling modulator 2 isoform X7, giving the protein MDSSTCLELALEGERLCKAGDCRAGVAFFEAAIQTGTDDLRTLSAIYSQLGNAYFYLGEYDKAMEYHKLDLTVARTMGDRLGVAKASGNLGNTLKVMGKFKEAICCCERHLSISQELEDKVGEGRALYNLGNVYHAQGKHLGRIGPQEPGGFSDEVKHCLQKAVEYYAANLRLMEELNDRSAQGRACGNLGNTHYLLGNFTQAISYHNEVKHTSNVLTNDLSAVDIMNANLEPRLAIAKEFGDKAAERRAHSNLGNAHIFLGEFETAAEHYKKTLQLAQELGDRAVEAQACYSLGNTYTLLRDYPMAIHYHLRHLAIAEELTDKVGEGRACWSLGNAYSATNNNEKALHYATRHLEISKEFAINHRQIGDKTGQAAAQMNLTDIRKLLGLPPTPVDSELSESAEDVKSRTRRKSMENMDLLKMTPDAKGVLRKYQSEDAGIGSLSSDDSHPVNGPSFNTSSHADKNASVNEESSMDDDSFFELLSRFQSKRMDDQRCTLSIDSNKENQPEQPQQQVPTRREGGSLSSTGSTNGTTTPSDSGARTELPSRVPEIKNDNCGVLEELMESIAGMQSRRMDEQRASLPQLPGLNNQHAILQRLSVAASDSTPLPDDNFFDMLMRCQGSRIEDQRSSLPNDGSLPQSAPTVPDDDFFSLIMRFQSGRLEDQRSTMPLEASRNSTHPTTDEEEPPSSAQSAGTKDGLVSRLVKGRK; this is encoded by the exons ATGGACTCGAGTACGTGTCTGGAGCTGGCCCTGGAGGGTGAGCGGCTCTGCAAGGCTGGCGACTGCCGGGCCGGCGTGGCCTTCTTCGAGGCGGCCATACAGACAGGCACGGACGACCtgcgcaccctctcggccatctaCTCCCAGCTTGGCAACGCTTACTTCTACCTGGGGGAGTACGACAAGGCCATGGAGTACCACAAGCTGGACCTCACCGTCGCTAG GACGATGGGTGATCGCCTGGGTGTGGCCAAGGCATCTGGCAACCTTGGCAACACATTGAAAGTGATGGGCAAGTTCAAGGAGGCTATATGTTGCTGTGAGCGACACCTCTCCATCTCCCAGGAGCTCGAAGACAAG GTCGGTGAAGGTCGAGCTCTTTATAACTTGGGTAATGTCTACCATGCTCAAGGTAAACATCTTGGACGTATAGGACCTCAGGAACCTGGAGGATTCAGCGATGAAGTTAAACACTGTCTTCAGAAAGCCGTTGAGTATTATGC TGCTAACCTGCGTCTGATGGAGGAACTTAATGATCGGTCGGCTCAGGGACGGGCTTGTGGAAATCTTGGGAACACGCATTACCTTCTGGGAAACTTCACTCAAGCTATTAGCTACCACAATGAGGTGAAACACACATCAaatgtactcacaaatgacttaAGTGCTGTGGATATTATGAATGCTAATCTTGAACCT agATTAGCTATTGCAAAGGAGTTTGGTGATAAGGCTGCAGAGAGAAGAGCACACAGTAACTTAGGAAATGCTCATATATTCCTTGGAGAATTTGAAACAGCAGCCGAGCATTATAA AAAAACCTTACAGTTAGCCCAAGAGCTGGGTGACCGTGCAGTGGAGGCCCAGGCATGTTACTCACTTGGCAACACTTATACACTTCTGCGGGACTATCCTATGGCCATCCACTATCATTTACGTCATTTAGCTATAGCAGAAGAATTGACCGATAAAGTTGGTGAAGGACGAGCTTGCTGGAGTTTGGGAAATGCTTACTCagccacaaataataatgagaagGCTCTTCATTATGCTACTAGACATTTAGAAATTTCTAAAGAG TTTGCCATAAACCACCGGCAGATTGGAGACAAGACTGGTCAGGCCGCAGCACAGATGAACCTAACTGATATCCGGAAACTTCTGGGTCTTCCTCCAACTCCAGTTGATTCAGAATTATCTGAATCTGCCGAAGATGTCAAGTCAAGAACTCGGAGGAAGTCCATGGAAAATATGGATCTTCTCAAG ATGACGCCCGATGCTAAAGGCGTACTTCGGAAATACCAGAGTGAAGACGCTGGTATTGGCTCACTGTCCTCTGATGACTCCCATCCCGTAAATGGCCCCTCCTTCAACACTAGTTCTCATGCTGATAAAAAT GCATCAGTTAATGAGGAATCTAGCATGGATGACGATAGTTTCTTTGAGCTTCTGTCCAGGTTCCAAAGCAAACGAATGGATGATCAGAGGTGTACACTCTCTATTGACAGTAACAAAGAAAATCAGCCAGAACAACCTCAGCAGCAGGTGCCAACTCGCAGGGAAGGGGGATCCCTCTCCTCCACTGGATCCACAAACGGTACAACGACACCGTCTGACAGTGGTGCAA GAACGGAACTTCCATCTCGGGTACCTGAAATAAAGAATG ATAATTGTGGAGTCTTAGAGGAGCTGATGGAGAGCATTGCGGGGATGCAGAGTCGAAGAATGGATGAACAGAGAGCATCTTTACCTCAGTTGCCAGGACTAAACAATCAGCATGCCATTCTTCAGCGATTGTCTGTTGCTGCCAGTGATTCAACACCTCTTCCAGATGACAATTTCTTTGACATGCTCATGAGATGTCAG GGTTCTCGAATTGAAGATCAACGCAGTTCTCTTCCAAATGATGGTTCCCTCCCTCAATCAGCTCCCACTGTGCCTGATGATGACTTCTTCTCCCTTATCATGCGATTCCAGTCGGGTCGTTTGGAGGATCAACGTTCCACTATGCCTTTAGAAGCTTCTCGAAATAGCACTCATCCAACTACTGATGAAGAGGAACC